DNA sequence from the Gordonia polyisoprenivorans genome:
CCTCGTCGACACCGCCGCGGCCCGGCGGGTGTCCGCGCGTGTGCACAGCGTCGCCTCGATCGTCGGGCACCTGCTCGACGCCGGCTTCACCCCCACCGGTCTCCCGACGGCGGTCACGCTGCAAACCCACTGCCACGAGTACGCGACGTTCGGCGCCGGCACCGGTGCACAGGTACTGTCGCGACTCGGCGTGCAGGTCCGCACCGCCGACGGATGCTGCGGTGTGGCAGGCAACTTCGGGTTCGAACGCGGCCACTACGACGTCAGTGTCGCCGTCGCCGAGCACGCCCTCGCACCGGCCCTGCGCGCCGACTCCACCACGCCGGTCGTGACCGACGGATTCAGTTGCGCGATGAGCGTCGAGCACCTCACCGCCACCGACCCACTGATCAACGCCACCGGTATCCATCTCGCCGAACTCCTCGCACCCGCGCCGACAGCGCCCCCGATCACGCCGAGAGCGCCCGACACCCATGGAGGTTCCGCATGACCACCACCGAATCCCGCACCGTCCCGGCCATCGCGGGCATCCACACCGACCTCCTCATCGACGGCCACTGGCAGCCTGCGGCATCGGGCCGGCGGTTCGATGTGGAGAACCCGGCCACCGGGGAGATCCTGGCGTCGGTCGCCGACGCCGGAGCCGACGACGCGCTGGCCGCGGTGCGGGTCGCCGCCGACACGCAGGCGCGGTGGGCCGCGACGAGTCCTCGCGAGCGTAGCGAGATCCTTTATCGGGCTTACCAAATCATCATCGATCGCACCGACGAGTTCGCCGCGGTGATGACCGCAGAGATGGGTAAGCCGTTGGCCGAGGCGCGGGGTGAGGTCGCCTACGGCGCCGAGTTCTTCCGATGGTTCGCCGAGGAGGCGGTGCGTATCAGCGGTGACGCCACCACCACCGGCGACGGCGGTAACCGGATCGTCGTCACCCGCCGCCCGGTCGGTCCGTGCGTACTGATCACGCCGTGGAACTTCCCGCTGGCCATGGGAACCCGCAAGATCGGGCCGGCCGTCGCGGCCGGGTGCACGATGGTGTTCAAACCCGCCGAGCTCACCCCGTTGACCTCGCTGTTGCTCGCCGACGTGCTGCGTGAGGCCGGTCTGCCCGACGGCGTCCTCAACGTCGTCACCACCACCGATCCCGGAGCCGTCGTCGGGGCGTGGATGGCGTCGGGTCTGGCCCGCAAGGTCAGTTTCACCGGCTCCACCGAAGTCGGCAAGCTGCTCATCGCCCAGGCCGCCGAGCAAGTCATGCGCACGTCGATGGAGTTGGGCGGCAACGCCCCGTTCATCGTGTGCGACGACGCCGACGTCACCCGCGCCGTCGACGCCGTGATGGTCGCGAAGATGCGCAACATGGGACAGGCGTGCACCGCCGCGAACCGGATCTTCGTACACCGCAGCGTGTTCGACGAGTTCGCCGACGCGCTCACCGAGCGGATGAGCGCCCTGACCGTCGGTGACGGCGCAGTCGAGGGCACCACCGTCGGACCGCTCATCGAGGAGAAAGCCGTCGCCAAGGTCGAACGTCTCGTCGCCGACGCCGTCGACCGCGGCGCCCAGGTGCGTTGCGGCGGTGCCCGCGTCGACGGCGCCGGGCATTTCTACCTGCCGACCGTGCTGACCGAGGTCGATCCCGACGCCGACCTTGTCCACACCGAGATCTTCGGTCCGGTCGCAGCCCTGATCCCCTTCGACGGCAACGGTATCGACGCAGATCAGAAGGTCCTCTCCCTCGCCAACTCCACGCCGTGGGGACTTGTCGGTTACGTTTGCAGTGAGAACGCCGACCGGCTGTCCGATCTCGCCGATGCCCTCGAGGTCGGGATGGTCGGTCTCAACACCGGGCTGGTCTCCAACCCCGCAGCACCGTTCGGCGGGATCAAACAGTCGGGCCTGGGTCGCGAAGGTGGCCGGCTGGGCATCGAGGAGTTCCTCGACGTCAAATACACCTCCAGC
Encoded proteins:
- a CDS encoding NAD-dependent succinate-semialdehyde dehydrogenase, which translates into the protein MTTTESRTVPAIAGIHTDLLIDGHWQPAASGRRFDVENPATGEILASVADAGADDALAAVRVAADTQARWAATSPRERSEILYRAYQIIIDRTDEFAAVMTAEMGKPLAEARGEVAYGAEFFRWFAEEAVRISGDATTTGDGGNRIVVTRRPVGPCVLITPWNFPLAMGTRKIGPAVAAGCTMVFKPAELTPLTSLLLADVLREAGLPDGVLNVVTTTDPGAVVGAWMASGLARKVSFTGSTEVGKLLIAQAAEQVMRTSMELGGNAPFIVCDDADVTRAVDAVMVAKMRNMGQACTAANRIFVHRSVFDEFADALTERMSALTVGDGAVEGTTVGPLIEEKAVAKVERLVADAVDRGAQVRCGGARVDGAGHFYLPTVLTEVDPDADLVHTEIFGPVAALIPFDGNGIDADQKVLSLANSTPWGLVGYVCSENADRLSDLADALEVGMVGLNTGLVSNPAAPFGGIKQSGLGREGGRLGIEEFLDVKYTSSPVRRR